The stretch of DNA tccgtgtttcagaaggtttgatctattatttattttatttgttttgatttatatattacattaaaactatactaaaagaatagaagaaaggatttcatcagaaggctggctaagaatagaaaaagaaatgataacaaaggtttgtgactgagacagtccagagagccagactgtgattggccattaattacaaacaaccccatgagaccaatcccagatgcacctgttgcattccacagcagcagataatcaatgtttgcatttcgttcccgaggcttctcagcttctcaggagaaaaaatcctaaataaaggatttctcagaaaatatcatggctacaccctggggctgggggtgtcccCCTGCCCGCCCTGGGGCTGGCGGAGCTGTCacccctgagctgctctgggtttgtccccagccccatcccagtgcctgGAGGAGTCACTTTGCCATGCAGAAAGCtctcagctgtgtcccctctctggtAGAAACCTCTGCTTTTCACTCCTTGGGCTGAGCTTTTTGGTGAGGGCTCATTTTGTAAAAATAGTGGCGGAGAGGGGAATTTTTATCCCCCTTTTTGCTCATTTTGGTGATAACATGGAACCTGCAAGCCTTGACCCCACAGCACCCATCATTTCCACCTGTGGCTGGTCTGGGGTTCTGGGCTCTCCCAGCTCAGGCAGGACCTGTGTCCATGTGGAAATTCCTCCCTGGCAGAGCCCGTGCTGCTCTCCTGCtttgggctgggatagagttaatttaactgctggagctgccctgggtgataACTCAGCGATGCTTTGGGCTGGAGAGTTGTTTATCTCCTGAGAGTGCATCCCCATCGGTGCTGGGAGGAGTTCTGCTCCAAAAACCATCAGGAATCGTGAAGCAATTAACTCTGGAAAGTTCTGTTGGCCCGGTTTTTGAAGTCTGCTTTGATTCCCTGCCTGCTGTGGCTGTTAATCACTACTTAATGCAGCTCTCTGCATTTTTATCATCATTTTGTCTGCTGTAATTTATTGCGTGTTACCTTAACCGAGGAAGCATTTTCATGTGTTGAATGTCTCTGTGCAGGAAACCCCTGCTCCGATGCCTCTCAAGTGCCAgttttattaattaaaaacaaacatttatcacttaacagagaggcaaaaggGTTTTTATCCCTCCTCCTGGGCACACAGCCTCCTCTGgaaatcccagttccttccaAGGCTCCCCAGTGCCGTGTCCTGTACCTGCAGGCACTGCTTGGCATTCCCAGGTTGCTTTCTGAGGGTCAGGAAGAATTAACTGTAAATTTAATTAACGTTCCTAATGTTTGGGTTAAAGCGGAGCCCAGCAAAGCCGGCTCTGCTCTTTGGCGGTTTGAGCCAGAGCTGGGTGTTATCAATAATTAACTGTGCTCATTTAGGGGAAGTATTGGGGCGTTAATGAAACTGTGAAATGTTTAATTGTtgtgccaggagctggggctgccgaGGAAGAGGAGGTGTGGCACAATTAATGGCTGTTCCCGAGGGGATGTCCCTGGGATGGGGAAATTCAGGGATGGAGGTCCCCGCACCCATCAGAGCCACAGGAGCCGCTGGGAGACCCCTCCCAACCCTGGTTTTCATTAAAACTTCTGTTAATTACCTTGTAATTAAGCTGTGGGGGGTgtggatgtccctgtgcaggacaggGAGGGATAGGAGGGGTTAGGGAGAGACAAAGAGCCCCTCCAGAGGGGCTgtgcctgtcccatccctggaagggtccagggccaggctgggtcgggtgaggatgaggatggagccgTTCAGAAACCCCAAGGAAACACAGAATGGATGCCCCAGGAAGGTGCCAGGAgaagctgctggagcagcctggaaagCCCGGTGCCATTTCCTGCATGGGATTAAAGTTCAGGATGCTCGGCTGGGTGGGAAGGCCCTCAGGAGGGtggtggagctgtgctgtgctcccagtGAATCCCAATCCCCATCCCGTGGGTTTTCCTGGgctctgggacagggatgggtctaatccctgctgggaaggtgattcccagcaggagctgtgtcagTCAGCCTCTGGTGAGTGCAGTTATTTGGGGAAAACCGCTGGAAATGATGGGAAAAGCAGCTGCGGCTGCCCTGGCATCCATGGGCACCCACTGGTGCCAAacaggggctgtgctgccaggtgaGGGCACCAGGGATGGGAAATGCCTCTAAAAACGCTGGCACTgtgcaaaaattaaaataaaagcgGAGGAGAAGCCACAAATGGCTTTGGCTCTTGTTTGGGGGAGGGAGCTGTGCGGGCCCAGCGCCGCTCACAAATGCTTTTAATAAAATGTTCTTTCCTGAGTCCAGGGGAAGAATCCCGGAAACCTCAAGCTTTCCCCATGACATAAGGAGcagatgctgctgggcacagccctgtccccgtccccagctccctgccaggcacagccccagcgctgggatgcaattcccagagaatccccggctctccctggcagtgcccggggccaggatggggcttggggcaccgggggacagtggaaagggtccctgccctggcaggggtggcatctgtgagCTCCCttcctgttggggaagatgaaacaagaaagccttatcaatatgattgcctggcaaaagattttgagaatatggaaactataagtgagactgaaatgaaagcaagccttgagatccctcagtcactgaacaactggaaaacaatggtgtggccactgaaggtgatcccctgttgatggaacaacaccctctgcttgcagacaggcccaaggggcagagcagaccctgcagcttggcagaagggcccaaagaggagtttgtagggtttaaaatgtaacacagcatggtaatgtaatgattcttacaggctgtatggaaatgccgtaggatttgtatcttgtactagattggttagtgagaatgagaatattcaacacagaagaagatttattgtattgtgaTGAGAACTCTTAGCTCTTACTTTTCtatgctcttaccccttttatGTTTTtactcaccctctcatcctctctccccctctcttctctgggcctgctctgagctgtgtttggcagctcccagcagggccctgcacccaggccctttgccataaaccccaaatcccagcagggccctgcacccaggccctttgcaatgaaccccaaatcccacgacctggctgcagagatctctcgtgtccgtctgtcccgacCGTCCTACCCCCGATATTCCTACACCTTCCCAAACACTCCGGGATTTTGtggggggcagcggggcaggtgcctgtgctggtggcagggaggaCCCGCTCTGTCACACGGGGTGACACGGCTGGGTAATTTCTGCGGCAATTAATGCCTCATTAAAGTGCACGAGGGAACAATCAGAGCAGTGAATTTTACCCGGCACAATGGCTGGGCcctcagggttttttttctgcctttcttttgAAAAGGAAACAGTCTTTTTCTGGCTTTAACTGCTCCCTGTctggaggcagaggaggaggaggaggagggagacttGGTGGGCACCTCCGCTCCCAGCTGGTGCTTGGGCATCACCTCCGTGATGGGATTTCCCGGGATTTTCCTCCGCAATCCCACGGGGACATGAAATCTGACTCGAGGCAGGGATGAACACCAGCCCCGTCCCAAAATATTTGTGTTGGGATGGAGGCGggagcaggcaggagaagggcaggagggatttgcagggctggggagggattCCAAGGGGGAGCAGCAGCCtgcagggtgggacagggggacactggaGGGGACAAAGGGAATGCTGAGGTGGGCAGagagcctggagctcagggagctcCTAGGAAGGGTTTTAAAGATGAGAAATGACCAGAGGGATGTGACAAggggggcaggagggaaggggagatgtggctgtggctgggtgtggatgTTTGCAGGCACTCTTCCTCTTCGTCTGGAAGACACGAGAATCCGACTCCATGTgtcagaaggctggtttattattttatgatatatatattatatttaaaaattaatgatatattaaaactatactaaaagaatagaagaaaaggatttaatcagaaagcTCGCAAGGAAAAGAATAGGAATGGAATAATAACAAAAGTTTGTGTTTGAGAGTCTGAGATAGctgagctgtgattggccattaattacaaacaaccacacgagaccaatcccagatgcacctgttgcatcccacagcagcagataaccattgtttgcgtttcatttctgaggcctctcagcttctcaggagaaaagatcccggcaaagggatttttcagataatatcacagccacagctgggaagcCCCTGagcatttctgggttttggggtTGTTCCCACCCGTTGAGACATcaggtgggagcagctgagccctgactgtgtctgtctgtcctcagGAGCCTGATGCCACGGACCCTGGATGGACAGATCACCATGGAGAAGACTCCCAGCTACTTTGTGACCAAGGAGGCCCCGCGGCGCATCCACAACATGTCCCAGGACACGAAGCTGATCGTGGTGGTGCGCGACCCCGTCACCCGCGCCATCTCGGACTACACGCAGACCCTGTCCAAAAacccctccatccccagcttcCAGGCCCTGGCCTTCAAAAACCTCAGCACGGGACTGATCGACACCAGCTGGAGCGCGGTGCGGATCGGCATCTACGCCAAGCACCTGGAGAACTGGCTGCAGTTCTTCCCCCTCTCCAGGTTCCTGTTCGTCAGCGGGGAGAGGCTGGTCAGCGACCCCGCCGGGGAGATGGGCCGTGTCCAGGACTTCCTGGGGCTCCAGAGGCTGGTGACAGACAGACATTTCTACTTTAACGAGACCAAGGGCTTTCCGTGCCTGAAGAAGCCCGAGGGGGGGAGCAAACCCCGGTGTCTGGGCAAGTCCAAGGGGCGGCCGCACCCCACCATCGACGGGCAGGTGGTGCAGCGCCTGCGCGAGTTCTACAGACCCTTCAACATGAAGTTCTACCAGATGACAGGCCAGGATTTTGGGTGGGACTGAGCCCATCCCCAGGGCACGCTGCCGGGCTGGCACCTGGGCTGCCAGGACTGCTGTCCAGGGATGTCTGTGGTCATCATTGGCCAGGGATGCCTGTGGTCACTGTGATCCAGGGATGCCTGTGGTCATCGTGGTCTGGGGATGCCTGTGGTCATCATTGTCCAGGGATGCCTGTGGTCACTGTGATCCAGGGATGCCTGTGGTCATTGTGGTCAAATGATGCCTGTGGTTATCATTGTCCAGGGATGCCCATGGTCATCATGGCCCAGGGATGCCTGTGGTCAATGGATGCCCATGGTCATTGTCCAGAGATGCCTGTGGTCATCATGGTCCAAGAATGCCCGTGGTCATCATGGTCCAGGGATGCCCATGGTCACTATAGTCAAGGGATGCCCGTGGTCATCATTGTCCAGGGATTCCCGTGGTCACTGTGGTCAAGGGATGCCCGTGGCCACCCCACCAGCACCCTCCTCCCTTTGTTCTAATTTATATGGGACCTTTTCTGGCAAGAAACGGACTTTTCTGGAGTAGAGAGAAATATTTAATAAAACCTCAGATGAGCCCTCTCCCCTCCCTGAGCAGATTAAATATTCTTCCATATAAACCTTGCTGATCTCCATTAACTGGGAGCGTTCTGGGTGGGACTGTGGGTTTGTGTGCACGGGGATCATGGATCCATCCAGAATGAAACCTTTGGAAACCTCTGGGTCACACAGCTGAGGGTTCTGGGGGTGACACAGTCCCTGGGCAGCAAACCCCAACCCTGGGAGATGTTTTGGAGATGGAAAAGAGTCTGCAGGAATTTCCCAGCTGAGCAAAACAAGGAACAGCAGCGGTTCTGAATAAATGCCAGGTGCTGGCTTAGGGAGAGGGAGCTGTGGATCACCTGCCCATGTTCCTGG from Melospiza melodia melodia isolate bMelMel2 chromosome 18, bMelMel2.pri, whole genome shotgun sequence encodes:
- the HS3ST6 gene encoding heparan sulfate glucosamine 3-O-sulfotransferase 6, with translation MGCSGRLLGAAGGRGASLLLTMILFFTYFLSCLPGPCEPLPPALLPPPPPAALPAGPGEAAAGAGGAGGAGGGSRRFPQAIIVGVKKGGTRALLEFLRAHPGVRAVGAEPHFFDRCYEKGLRWYRSLMPRTLDGQITMEKTPSYFVTKEAPRRIHNMSQDTKLIVVVRDPVTRAISDYTQTLSKNPSIPSFQALAFKNLSTGLIDTSWSAVRIGIYAKHLENWLQFFPLSRFLFVSGERLVSDPAGEMGRVQDFLGLQRLVTDRHFYFNETKGFPCLKKPEGGSKPRCLGKSKGRPHPTIDGQVVQRLREFYRPFNMKFYQMTGQDFGWD